AACGCAATGGGTGGGAGATGCCGGGTGGCCATGTTGAAGAGGGGGAGACCTCTGAACAGGCTGCAACAAGGGAATTCATGGAAGAAGCAGGGTATGAGATCGAAGTTATCGCGACCCGTGACATCGGTTACTGCGACGTATGCGCAGCCAAACTAAGAAGGAAGGTCAAAGACGACTGCGAGATGAAATCCGAACTGTTCGATACCCTCCCTGAACAATTGTCATTCGACAGGGAGGAATACGAAGATACGGTCCCCTGGGCGAGACAACAGATTCAAAAACGTGCTTGAATCGAGAAATGATTTAGTATATCCGCCATATCCCTACTTTTGTAAGAAAAGGGCCCTCAAACACCCTTTATATACTTCTTCTATAATCGCATGCGTAGCCTCGCCGCCTAGATATGATTCGGAGGATCACACTATGGCAAGAATGCACACAAGAAGAAAGGGAAAATCCTGTTCAAATCACCCAATGGTTTCCGAGAATCCCGCATGGGTACCCCTCAACGCCACCGAAATCGAGGACCTCATCGTGAAACTCGCGAAAGACGGAATCATCTCCGCCCAGATCGGACTCATCCTCAGGGACCAGTACGGAGTACCTGATGTTAAGCTCGCAACCGGCAAGACGATCACCGAGATCATGGCTGAGAAAGGAGTTGCACCCGCTCTTCCCGAGGACCTTTCAAACCTCATGAGGCGCGCAATCTCACTGAACGTCCACCTCAAATCCAACAAGGGAGACATCTCCAACAGGAGAGGCCTGCTCTTGATTGAGGCCAAGATCAGGAGGCTGGAGCGCTACTACAAGAGGAACGGAGTCCTCCCCGCAGACTGGAAGTATTCTCTCAGCAACGCG
This is a stretch of genomic DNA from Thermoplasmata archaeon. It encodes these proteins:
- a CDS encoding NUDIX domain-containing protein — protein: MNMRTAYAIAFDGDRFLMVWHNKRNGWEMPGGHVEEGETSEQAATREFMEEAGYEIEVIATRDIGYCDVCAAKLRRKVKDDCEMKSELFDTLPEQLSFDREEYEDTVPWARQQIQKRA
- a CDS encoding 30S ribosomal protein S15, translating into MARMHTRRKGKSCSNHPMVSENPAWVPLNATEIEDLIVKLAKDGIISAQIGLILRDQYGVPDVKLATGKTITEIMAEKGVAPALPEDLSNLMRRAISLNVHLKSNKGDISNRRGLLLIEAKIRRLERYYKRNGVLPADWKYSLSNAELMLK